In a genomic window of Taylorella equigenitalis ATCC 35865:
- a CDS encoding glycosyltransferase family 9 protein, translated as MNLLVIRNDKIGDFALIWPALKLLKSSLSNLRITALVSDYVAPLASICPYIDEVIVDISLDGRHINPKVTPEQSKKFYKILKAHKFDSSICFYSTWHNTKLVNKLKIPHRFAPATKLFQIFHNHRLRQKRSYNLKPEYEYNLDLARYFLGCVGVSDIQNIEPPYLVLQKNYKEIVLERLGLNSEKPWIFVHVTTGGTAGTLPPSHIAKLIQNILSDFDVQLVLTTGPNEGFKAADVVTYLDKKYLDKVFIYESNYGLVDFVHIISTTSVFIAGSTGPLHIAGLLNIPNIGFFPNFKSSNALRWTVCSSEPNRLSISLSSEQGNDFSKLNIDESYIEIQKFIAHHLILN; from the coding sequence ATGAACTTGCTTGTAATTAGGAACGATAAGATAGGTGATTTTGCACTTATATGGCCTGCACTAAAACTACTCAAATCTTCATTGTCAAATCTTAGAATTACCGCATTGGTTTCAGATTATGTAGCCCCACTGGCTTCTATTTGTCCTTATATCGATGAGGTTATAGTGGATATTAGTCTGGATGGCAGGCACATAAATCCCAAAGTCACACCAGAACAATCAAAAAAGTTTTATAAAATTTTAAAAGCACACAAATTTGACTCTTCTATATGTTTTTATTCAACATGGCATAATACAAAACTAGTAAATAAACTTAAAATCCCTCACAGATTCGCACCTGCTACAAAGCTATTTCAGATATTTCATAACCATAGACTCCGACAAAAAAGATCTTATAATTTAAAGCCTGAATATGAATATAATCTTGATTTAGCACGATATTTTCTTGGATGTGTTGGTGTTAGCGATATACAAAATATAGAGCCCCCATATCTAGTTTTACAAAAAAATTATAAAGAAATTGTTTTAGAGAGACTTGGATTAAATTCAGAAAAACCTTGGATATTTGTTCATGTGACGACTGGTGGTACTGCTGGAACATTGCCACCTTCACATATTGCAAAGTTAATTCAAAATATATTAAGCGATTTCGATGTGCAACTTGTGCTTACAACTGGTCCAAATGAGGGCTTTAAAGCAGCTGATGTTGTAACTTATTTAGATAAAAAATATTTAGATAAAGTTTTTATATATGAAAGTAATTATGGATTGGTTGATTTTGTCCATATTATTTCAACCACATCAGTTTTTATAGCTGGTTCTACAGGACCACTACATATTGCAGGGTTATTGAATATTCCAAACATAGGTTTTTTCCCGAATTTTAAATCTAGTAACGCTTTGAGATGGACTGTTTGTAGCTCTGAACCTAATAGACTATCCATATCCTTAAGTTCAGAGCAGGGGAATGATTTTTCAAAATTAAATATTGACGAGAGTTATATAGAAATACAAAAGTTTATCGCTCATCATTTAATATTAAATTAG
- a CDS encoding regulatory protein RecX: MEVNLKHRAISLLYRREHSAFELTSKLSRYTDNQDEIEETISYLQKVDLQSDLRFLEFFIRTHASKWGKSKIKQALKEHKLSEDILTNFDRYFDIDEYELAKSIWMSKFKGEKSSDIKTKSKQYRFLLSRGFTSEIIRKVID; encoded by the coding sequence TTGGAAGTAAATTTAAAGCACAGGGCCATCTCGCTTTTATATAGAAGAGAGCATTCTGCATTTGAGCTGACCTCAAAACTTTCAAGATATACCGATAATCAGGACGAAATTGAAGAAACTATATCTTATTTACAAAAGGTTGATTTGCAATCAGACCTTAGATTCTTAGAGTTTTTTATTCGTACACACGCAAGTAAGTGGGGCAAATCTAAAATTAAGCAAGCTCTTAAAGAGCATAAGCTAAGTGAAGATATACTAACTAACTTTGATAGATATTTTGATATAGATGAGTATGAGTTAGCAAAATCTATATGGATGAGTAAATTCAAGGGAGAGAAATCTTCTGACATTAAAACCAAATCAAAACAGTATAGATTTTTACTATCACGTGGCTTTACCTCGGAAATTATTAGGAAAGTAATAGATTAA
- the recA gene encoding recombinase RecA: MEDKNNKEKAKALTAALAQIEKQFGKGSIMRYGDSEVEHDIQVFSTGSLSLDIALGVGGLPRGRVIEIFGPESSGKTTLTLQAIAEMQKLGGTCAFIDAEHALDVQYAAKLGVNLDELLISQPDSGEQALEITDALVRSGSIDLIVVDSVAALVPKAELEGDMGDSLPGLQARLMSQALRKLTASIKRTNCTVIFINQIRMKIGVMFGSPETTTGGNALKFYTSVRLDIRRIGSIKKGDEVIGNETRVKVVKNKVAPPFKQVEFDIMYGTGISREGEIIDLGVKAGIVDKAGSWFSYNGNKIGQGKDNVREYLKSNPELAQEIEGKIREAMGVGGSDIFTDMSHSDSDDEIAGMDD; the protein is encoded by the coding sequence ATGGAAGATAAAAATAATAAGGAGAAAGCAAAAGCTCTTACTGCAGCCTTAGCTCAAATTGAAAAGCAATTCGGTAAGGGTTCTATCATGCGTTACGGAGATAGTGAAGTAGAGCATGATATTCAAGTTTTCTCAACAGGATCTCTAAGTCTAGATATTGCACTTGGTGTTGGTGGTTTGCCTCGTGGTCGTGTAATTGAAATTTTTGGGCCAGAATCATCTGGTAAGACCACCCTGACACTGCAAGCGATTGCAGAGATGCAGAAATTAGGCGGAACTTGTGCCTTTATAGATGCAGAGCATGCATTAGACGTTCAGTATGCAGCTAAGCTTGGAGTAAATTTAGATGAATTGTTGATTTCACAGCCAGACTCGGGTGAGCAGGCCTTAGAGATTACCGATGCTTTGGTTAGATCTGGCTCTATTGACTTGATTGTAGTGGACTCAGTTGCGGCACTAGTACCTAAAGCTGAATTGGAAGGTGATATGGGTGATAGCCTTCCCGGGTTGCAGGCTAGACTTATGAGTCAGGCTCTTAGAAAACTTACGGCTTCCATAAAAAGGACTAATTGCACTGTTATCTTTATTAACCAAATTCGCATGAAGATTGGGGTTATGTTTGGTAGTCCTGAAACCACCACAGGGGGTAATGCACTTAAGTTTTACACATCTGTACGTTTAGATATCCGTCGTATAGGCTCTATTAAAAAAGGAGATGAAGTTATCGGTAACGAAACTAGGGTAAAAGTAGTTAAAAATAAGGTTGCCCCTCCATTTAAGCAGGTTGAATTTGACATTATGTACGGAACAGGTATATCGCGTGAAGGTGAAATTATCGACTTGGGCGTTAAAGCAGGCATAGTCGATAAAGCAGGCTCTTGGTTTTCATATAACGGAAATAAAATTGGACAAGGAAAAGATAACGTTAGGGAGTATCTAAAATCCAATCCTGAACTTGCTCAGGAAATCGAAGGCAAAATTAGAGAAGCCATGGGGGTTGGTGGCTCTGATATCTTTACAGATATGTCACACTCAGATTCGGATGATGAAATTGCTGGTATGGACGATTAA
- a CDS encoding recombination-associated protein RdgC: MIFKNLKLFNLNPDWSVSALKLHEMLKTYTFEEGNFIDSGMANVGWTKIHEEYESEHDLVLEVGHHLITKFKYEKKLLPTSVINQFTKEKALELEEEQGFKPSKKKLKEIKEFVTDQLRPKAFSIFKEVWVVFDIENSIFWMDTTSNSLADDIVTLMSKCLSPLPLTNFQTAISPTSAMTTWIVEGAPSPFSTEQDTELKGILDSKISVRYANYNPDITEIRNHLNSGKICTKLSLNWNDKIVFTLNDALDIKKITALNLAEDIEKSDDKFEVFLSEISLMASELSSMIMDLSEVLNKAD; the protein is encoded by the coding sequence ATGATATTTAAAAATCTAAAACTATTTAATTTAAATCCTGATTGGTCCGTAAGTGCATTAAAACTACATGAAATGCTTAAAACTTATACATTTGAAGAGGGTAATTTTATTGATTCTGGCATGGCAAATGTAGGTTGGACCAAAATTCACGAAGAATATGAATCCGAACACGATTTGGTTTTGGAAGTTGGACATCACTTAATAACAAAATTCAAATACGAAAAAAAATTATTGCCAACCTCAGTTATAAACCAATTTACTAAGGAGAAAGCTTTAGAACTTGAGGAAGAACAAGGGTTTAAACCATCTAAAAAGAAACTAAAAGAGATAAAAGAATTTGTCACAGATCAACTGCGCCCTAAGGCTTTTAGTATTTTCAAAGAGGTATGGGTAGTTTTTGATATAGAAAATTCTATATTTTGGATGGACACAACATCTAACTCATTGGCTGATGATATTGTCACCCTAATGTCCAAGTGTCTAAGCCCATTGCCACTTACAAACTTTCAGACTGCTATATCACCAACAAGTGCTATGACTACTTGGATTGTCGAAGGGGCACCTAGTCCATTTTCCACAGAACAAGACACAGAGCTTAAGGGAATTCTTGATAGCAAAATTTCTGTGAGATATGCAAATTACAACCCAGATATAACTGAAATTAGAAATCACTTAAATAGCGGAAAAATTTGTACAAAATTATCCCTTAACTGGAACGATAAAATTGTTTTCACTCTTAATGATGCACTAGACATAAAAAAAATTACTGCACTTAATTTAGCGGAAGATATTGAAAAATCTGACGATAAGTTTGAAGTGTTTTTGAGTGAAATCTCGCTTATGGCATCTGAACTTTCAAGTATGATTATGGATTTGTCTGAAGTATTAAATAAAGCAGACTAG
- the uvrB gene encoding excinuclease ABC subunit UvrB — protein MTEIIQYPNSPFLLYQSWEPSGDQPSAIKSLVEGVQDGLMNQTLIGVTGSGKTFTMANVIAQLGRPALILAHNKTLAAQLYAEMREFFPKNAVEYFVSYYDYYQPEAYVPSRDLFIEKDSNINDHIEQMRLSATKSLLERRDTIIVGTVSTIYGIGDASDYQAMVLILRTGDKISRESILERLVSMQYERNDMEFARGHFRVRGDIIDIFPSESPELALRVTLFDDELEKLELFDPLTGRIRQDIIRFTLYPSSLYVTPRSTVLRAIETIKEELKQRVKEFLDRGELVYAQRIEQRTRFDLEMLHELGFCKGIENYSRHLSGAKPGDPPPTLIDYLPKDALMFFDESHVMMGQLRGMYRGDHSRKATLVQFGFRLPSALDNRPLKMEEFEARMKQSIFVSATPAEYELERSDNIVEQVVRPTGLVDPTVEIRPALTQVDDLLGEAKLRIAKGERVLVTTLTKRMAEDLTEYLSENFLRVRYLHSDIDTVERVEIIRDLRLGVFDVLVGINLLREGLDIPEVSLVAILDADKEGFLRSERSLIQTIGRAARNINGSAILYADKITDSMKKAIDETERRREKQMAYNKAHGITPKTVKKAVKDIIDGVLHDSLEDMQETIDMSDLLKDEKRLSSEIKKLEKQMLEHAKNLEFEEAAKARDQLSKLKEKFLSL, from the coding sequence ATGACGGAAATCATACAGTATCCAAACAGTCCATTTTTGCTTTATCAATCATGGGAACCATCTGGAGATCAGCCTTCAGCAATAAAAAGTCTGGTAGAAGGGGTGCAGGATGGTCTTATGAACCAGACTCTCATAGGTGTGACTGGTAGCGGTAAAACCTTCACTATGGCAAATGTTATTGCTCAACTAGGCAGACCAGCTCTAATTCTTGCACACAATAAAACTCTTGCAGCTCAGCTATATGCAGAGATGCGGGAATTTTTTCCTAAAAATGCGGTTGAATATTTTGTATCTTATTATGATTATTATCAGCCAGAAGCCTATGTTCCCAGTAGAGATTTATTCATAGAAAAGGACTCAAATATTAATGATCATATAGAACAGATGAGGCTGTCGGCTACTAAAAGTCTTTTAGAAAGAAGAGATACCATCATTGTAGGTACAGTATCAACCATATATGGTATTGGGGATGCTAGTGATTACCAAGCCATGGTCTTGATTTTAAGGACTGGGGACAAAATTTCACGTGAATCCATTTTAGAACGATTAGTTTCTATGCAGTATGAGAGAAACGATATGGAGTTTGCACGTGGCCATTTTAGAGTCCGTGGAGATATTATTGATATCTTTCCGTCAGAAAGTCCAGAGCTTGCTTTAAGGGTAACTTTGTTTGATGACGAACTTGAAAAACTTGAATTATTTGACCCTCTAACTGGCAGGATACGTCAAGATATTATTAGATTTACATTGTATCCAAGTTCCTTATACGTAACTCCAAGAAGTACTGTTTTAAGGGCAATTGAGACAATTAAGGAGGAATTGAAGCAACGGGTTAAAGAGTTTTTAGATAGGGGAGAGCTGGTCTACGCACAAAGAATTGAACAAAGGACAAGATTTGACTTAGAGATGTTACACGAATTGGGCTTTTGTAAGGGTATCGAGAATTATTCAAGGCATTTATCAGGAGCTAAACCAGGTGACCCACCGCCCACATTGATTGATTATTTGCCTAAAGATGCATTGATGTTTTTTGACGAAAGTCATGTAATGATGGGGCAGTTAAGGGGGATGTATAGAGGTGACCATTCAAGAAAAGCAACATTAGTTCAATTTGGATTTAGATTGCCATCTGCTTTGGATAATAGGCCCTTGAAGATGGAAGAGTTTGAGGCTCGTATGAAGCAGTCAATTTTTGTGTCTGCTACACCAGCTGAATACGAACTTGAAAGATCAGATAATATTGTTGAACAAGTTGTAAGGCCCACTGGTCTTGTGGATCCTACAGTTGAAATAAGACCTGCATTGACACAGGTTGATGATCTTCTAGGCGAAGCTAAACTTAGAATAGCTAAAGGGGAGCGGGTGCTTGTTACTACTCTTACTAAGCGTATGGCTGAGGACTTAACGGAATACCTCTCCGAAAACTTTTTACGAGTTAGGTATTTGCATAGTGATATTGATACTGTTGAGCGAGTTGAGATAATCAGAGACTTGAGGCTAGGTGTATTTGATGTGTTAGTTGGGATTAATTTGCTTCGTGAAGGTTTAGATATCCCTGAAGTTTCATTGGTGGCAATACTTGATGCAGACAAAGAGGGATTTTTACGTTCAGAGAGAAGTTTAATTCAAACTATTGGACGAGCTGCGAGAAATATAAATGGTAGTGCAATTCTATATGCCGATAAGATTACCGATTCGATGAAAAAGGCTATTGATGAAACTGAAAGAAGACGTGAAAAACAAATGGCCTATAACAAAGCCCATGGCATCACACCTAAAACTGTTAAAAAAGCTGTTAAGGATATTATCGACGGAGTACTCCATGACTCGTTAGAAGATATGCAAGAAACTATAGATATGTCTGATCTTCTTAAAGATGAGAAAAGGTTAAGCTCAGAAATTAAAAAATTAGAAAAACAAATGCTTGAACATGCTAAAAATCTTGAGTTTGAGGAAGCGGCAAAGGCTAGAGATCAACTTTCTAAATTGAAGGAAAAATTTTTATCACTTTAG
- a CDS encoding amino acid aminotransferase: MSKLFSNIELAPIDPILGLSDLYRADSNPNKVNLGVGVYYDENGNIPIPKAVKVALERFVQNSKPFSYRAQNGTADYTEAVKKLILGEELYSEKSKVCCTVQSLAGTGALMLAANFLHKITPNSTVYVSNPTWGNHKTIFGLAGFKIDEYPYYNDKTMSLDFDGMTEKLNSLEPKSIIVLHTCCHNPTGVDLNEEQWKKVAEIVKAKNLIPILDTAYQGFAEGLEEDAKAIRIFASEKIETFFTTSFSKIFSLYGERIGALTVICSDESEVEPVLSQIKVLIRSTYSNPPTFGASLVSTILNDKELYEMWKSELESMRQRILKVRKDLVIKIKEAGAKRSFDFIVNQKGMFSYTGLSKEQVQQLKEDKHLYIVSSGRICVSAINDSNIDYVANSIALA; encoded by the coding sequence ATGTCTAAATTATTTTCTAATATCGAATTAGCCCCAATCGACCCTATTTTGGGGCTTTCTGACTTATATAGGGCTGATAGTAATCCAAATAAAGTTAATCTTGGTGTTGGAGTTTATTATGACGAAAACGGAAATATTCCAATACCTAAAGCAGTAAAAGTAGCTTTAGAAAGATTTGTTCAAAATAGCAAACCCTTTAGTTATAGAGCTCAAAACGGAACAGCTGATTATACAGAAGCTGTTAAAAAATTAATTCTTGGTGAAGAGTTGTATTCTGAAAAATCTAAGGTTTGCTGCACAGTACAATCATTAGCTGGAACTGGTGCTTTAATGCTAGCAGCAAATTTTCTTCACAAAATCACACCTAACTCCACTGTTTACGTCTCTAACCCTACATGGGGTAATCATAAGACTATATTTGGATTGGCTGGATTCAAAATTGATGAGTACCCATATTACAATGATAAAACTATGTCTCTAGATTTTGACGGCATGACTGAAAAGTTAAACTCTTTAGAACCTAAAAGCATTATTGTTTTACATACTTGCTGCCATAATCCTACTGGCGTAGACCTTAATGAAGAACAATGGAAAAAGGTCGCTGAAATTGTTAAGGCTAAAAATCTTATTCCTATATTAGATACAGCTTATCAAGGTTTTGCTGAAGGACTTGAAGAGGATGCAAAAGCAATTAGAATTTTCGCATCTGAAAAAATTGAAACTTTTTTTACTACATCATTCTCTAAAATTTTCTCTCTATATGGAGAAAGAATTGGTGCATTAACAGTAATTTGCTCTGATGAATCTGAAGTTGAACCAGTTCTTAGTCAAATCAAAGTGTTGATTAGATCTACTTATTCAAACCCCCCAACCTTTGGTGCGAGCCTCGTTTCCACTATTCTTAATGACAAAGAATTATATGAAATGTGGAAAAGTGAATTAGAGTCTATGCGACAAAGAATTTTAAAAGTTCGCAAAGATTTAGTAATCAAAATTAAAGAGGCTGGAGCTAAGAGATCTTTTGATTTTATAGTTAATCAAAAAGGTATGTTCTCATACACAGGACTAAGTAAAGAGCAAGTCCAACAATTAAAAGAAGATAAACATCTATATATTGTCAGTTCTGGCCGCATTTGCGTTTCAGCTATTAACGATTCTAATATCGATTATGTAGCTAATTCTATAGCCTTAGCTTAA
- the lexA gene encoding transcriptional repressor LexA yields MSSKLTSRQIEVLNIIKSHISKSGIPPTRAEISSALGFNSLNSAEMHIKALVKKGALIAIPGVSRGLRINPAFESEFLDSVKDELSNSEASNDFLSLPIVGRVAAGSPIEAIEHHEDQLLFHSSIFSQTPDYLLRVKGDSMIDIGIMEDDLLAVKRADEANNRQVIVARLDGEVTVKRLRKLPDHIELIPENSAYKPIVIRPDQDFSIEGIAVGLIRNHGLD; encoded by the coding sequence ATGAGCTCAAAACTCACATCTAGACAAATTGAGGTTCTAAATATAATCAAATCTCATATTTCTAAGAGTGGTATTCCACCTACTAGAGCCGAAATCTCTTCTGCATTAGGATTTAATTCACTTAATTCAGCTGAGATGCACATTAAAGCACTTGTAAAAAAAGGAGCTTTGATTGCCATCCCAGGAGTTTCACGAGGTCTTAGAATAAACCCAGCATTTGAATCAGAATTTTTGGATTCAGTTAAAGATGAATTATCTAACTCTGAAGCATCTAATGATTTTTTATCCCTACCGATTGTAGGACGAGTAGCTGCTGGTAGTCCTATAGAAGCCATTGAGCACCATGAGGATCAATTACTGTTTCACTCATCCATATTCTCTCAAACTCCTGATTATCTACTAAGAGTCAAGGGGGACAGTATGATAGATATAGGAATTATGGAAGATGATCTTTTAGCAGTAAAACGTGCAGATGAGGCTAATAACCGTCAAGTGATTGTGGCTAGACTTGACGGTGAGGTTACTGTTAAAAGGCTTCGTAAGTTACCAGATCATATAGAACTTATACCTGAAAATTCTGCTTATAAACCAATAGTAATTAGACCAGATCAGGATTTTTCAATTGAAGGCATAGCCGTGGGTCTAATTAGAAACCACGGCTTAGATTAA
- a CDS encoding TRAP transporter permease: MVTDAKKLAELEKMVADVDRGGRKVEGIAKHVLAIGALLWTFFQLWIASPLPFEFNFGIFNDTEARSIHLGFAMFLGLLAYPLGKSHSHKMPAYDWILAIVAGFCGAYLYLFYQELSTRPGIPTTLDVIAGTLGVLLLLEITRRALGWPMTILGMVMLAYVFLGPYLPDVLSHKGASVNRLVSHMWLETEGVFGVALGVSTSYIFIFVLLGSLLDKCGAGNYLMQVSFAMLGHLRGGPAKVAVVSSAVNGIVSASSVANVVTGGIFTIPLMKKAGYGGIRAGAIETSSSVNGQIMPPVMGAAAFLMIEYVGVPYTEIIKNAFLPATISYISLFYIVHLEALKLGIQPMMAANTNRTFNQKLIGYLLGITGTLAVMGAFYYIGTGVQALAGASAIWILVGLLVALYLGLIFIASKYEDLPTDINITSPVKPETWPTVRAGLFYLIPIAILVWCLSIEMLSAGLSAFYSVLSLVFLMMTQRPLMSLFRREDSSGAFKRGFIETVQGLEEGARNMIGIAIACGTAGLIVGAITLTGLGLRMTAFVELVSMGNVLIMLFFTAFVCLILGLGMPTTANYILMATLMAPVVVELGAQNDLIIPLIAVHFFVFYFGIMADITPPVGLATFAAAAISGEDPIKTGIQGVVYAMRTAILPFIFVFNPMLLLIGVDSTVNLVVVIFGAIVASMIFAASTMLFFRIRSTFLESLLLMIAAFMMFRPDWYMNRMYPEYETKPLSEIYKVAAEVPNNGRFVARIQGMTLEGNDLSKLVSVNLQDLEDTKGKTPDQIGKERLRRTGLTLMPLGDTVQVGQVKFGSQAAKARWENQWDVVELMVPNHNKPNVAIMFIPAFILIGLVWWLQGRRGRREGTLYPQLRSTQTMKA; this comes from the coding sequence ATGGTTACAGACGCAAAAAAATTAGCTGAACTCGAAAAAATGGTGGCAGATGTTGACAGGGGTGGCAGAAAAGTAGAGGGTATTGCCAAGCATGTTTTAGCTATCGGGGCTTTATTATGGACATTTTTTCAACTATGGATTGCGTCGCCGTTACCGTTTGAATTTAATTTTGGTATCTTTAATGATACCGAGGCTCGTTCTATACATTTAGGATTTGCAATGTTTTTGGGTCTTTTGGCTTACCCTCTTGGAAAGAGCCATTCACATAAAATGCCAGCTTATGATTGGATTCTTGCTATTGTTGCTGGATTTTGTGGTGCGTATTTATATCTTTTTTATCAAGAACTTTCTACTAGACCCGGTATTCCGACAACTCTTGATGTGATTGCGGGCACTTTAGGCGTATTACTACTTCTAGAAATTACACGCAGAGCTTTAGGTTGGCCCATGACTATACTTGGTATGGTTATGCTTGCTTATGTTTTTTTAGGTCCATATTTACCAGATGTTTTATCGCATAAAGGGGCTTCAGTTAATCGTCTAGTTTCACATATGTGGCTTGAAACAGAAGGTGTATTTGGAGTAGCGTTAGGCGTATCTACTTCTTATATTTTTATATTTGTGTTACTTGGATCTCTGCTAGATAAGTGCGGAGCTGGAAATTATCTAATGCAAGTTTCTTTTGCTATGTTGGGGCATTTGCGTGGGGGTCCAGCTAAGGTTGCAGTTGTTTCTTCTGCAGTAAATGGTATTGTTTCTGCATCTTCCGTAGCGAACGTTGTGACAGGCGGAATTTTTACAATTCCTTTAATGAAGAAGGCTGGTTATGGGGGGATTCGAGCTGGGGCTATTGAGACTTCATCCTCTGTAAATGGGCAAATCATGCCTCCAGTAATGGGAGCGGCTGCTTTTCTTATGATTGAGTATGTGGGTGTACCTTATACAGAAATTATTAAAAATGCATTTTTGCCAGCAACTATTTCCTACATTTCTTTATTTTATATAGTGCATTTAGAGGCACTTAAACTTGGTATTCAGCCTATGATGGCCGCAAATACTAATAGAACATTTAATCAAAAATTAATAGGTTATTTGCTAGGCATTACGGGTACTCTTGCTGTGATGGGTGCGTTTTACTACATTGGTACTGGTGTTCAGGCTTTGGCAGGGGCATCTGCAATTTGGATTTTAGTGGGGTTGCTTGTAGCACTATATTTGGGATTGATATTTATTGCTTCAAAATACGAAGACTTACCAACTGATATTAATATTACTAGTCCTGTTAAACCTGAGACTTGGCCTACAGTTAGGGCAGGTTTGTTTTACTTAATACCCATAGCGATTTTGGTTTGGTGTTTAAGCATCGAAATGCTATCTGCAGGTTTATCAGCATTTTATTCGGTTCTTTCTTTAGTTTTCTTAATGATGACACAACGCCCTTTGATGTCTTTATTTAGAAGAGAGGATTCTTCAGGGGCATTTAAAAGAGGATTTATTGAAACTGTTCAAGGTTTAGAAGAGGGTGCTCGAAACATGATTGGTATTGCAATCGCCTGCGGTACAGCTGGTTTGATTGTCGGTGCTATTACCTTGACAGGACTAGGTTTAAGGATGACTGCCTTTGTTGAATTGGTTTCAATGGGTAATGTACTTATAATGCTGTTTTTCACTGCATTTGTCTGCCTAATATTGGGTCTAGGCATGCCTACTACAGCAAACTATATTTTGATGGCTACTTTAATGGCTCCAGTTGTTGTGGAATTAGGAGCTCAAAACGATTTAATTATTCCTTTAATCGCCGTCCATTTCTTTGTATTCTATTTTGGAATTATGGCAGACATTACACCCCCAGTTGGTTTGGCTACGTTTGCCGCAGCCGCCATATCTGGAGAGGACCCTATAAAAACAGGGATTCAAGGTGTGGTTTACGCAATGAGGACGGCTATATTGCCATTTATATTTGTTTTCAACCCTATGCTATTATTAATAGGGGTTGATTCAACTGTGAATTTGGTCGTTGTGATCTTTGGTGCCATAGTTGCCTCTATGATTTTTGCAGCATCAACTATGTTGTTCTTTAGGATTAGAAGTACTTTTTTAGAGTCTCTTTTACTTATGATTGCGGCATTTATGATGTTCAGACCAGATTGGTATATGAATCGTATGTATCCTGAATATGAAACTAAGCCATTGTCAGAAATTTATAAGGTTGCAGCAGAGGTTCCAAATAATGGTAGATTCGTTGCTCGTATTCAGGGTATGACATTAGAAGGTAATGATTTATCTAAGTTAGTATCTGTGAACCTTCAAGATTTGGAAGATACAAAGGGCAAAACTCCTGATCAAATCGGTAAGGAAAGGCTTCGCAGAACTGGCTTAACATTGATGCCTTTAGGTGATACGGTACAAGTTGGACAAGTTAAATTCGGCTCTCAGGCAGCTAAAGCTAGGTGGGAGAATCAATGGGATGTGGTTGAGCTTATGGTTCCTAATCATAATAAACCTAATGTTGCGATTATGTTTATTCCTGCCTTTATTTTGATTGGATTAGTTTGGTGGCTTCAGGGTAGAAGAGGAAGAAGGGAAGGTACTTTATACCCCCAACTAAGAAGTACTCAAACCATGAAAGCTTAA